In a single window of the Pocillopora verrucosa isolate sample1 chromosome 4, ASM3666991v2, whole genome shotgun sequence genome:
- the LOC136280484 gene encoding torsin-1A-interacting protein 2-like, translating to MEEGKETQERNTLTGEIIGRDNHRGKNTPAPARESVKTAPDKRELTNLDLKDNKGDRTLADKSPEKESDEQRSDPERKRQPKLIHIANPGTKSQSSYFPLAGILAAAVACIAVAIYLAPPKNDMKTDFDLERVFGNGLEELQLSFTNQTERFWKNLRSRGLTHLRNKNPSQPLVFLLAAPPAAHEWVDCLAIKLAEMLDPSHKRNLVRIDGEKEKGNPPEQTKKKMDDFLKKKIDALHRVVLIHHLELLPPPSPLLFHSYCDDQNAPYKHLAIIFTVHMPVEPSPSLPPKEAEGSAEKYLSGDVWANKASVDKDAVATLLVRIADTVVLMNGETSGSARDFCSESINY from the coding sequence ATGGAGGAAGGTAAAGAAACGCAGGAACGTAATACACTCACTGGGGAAATAATTGGCAGAGACAATCATAGAGGGAAAAACACACCTGCACCTGCTCGTGAATCTGTAAAGACAGCACCAGATAAGCGAGAATTAACAAACCTTGACCTTAAAGATAACAAAGGCGATCGGACTCTTGCTGACAAATCTCCGGAAAAAGAGTCGGATGAGCAGCGATCAGATCCTGAGAGGAAGCGACAACCGAAACTTATCCACATCGCGAATCCTGGTACCAAGTCGCAATCAAGTTATTTTCCCCTTGCGGGAATTTTAGCCGCCGCAGTTGCATGTATTGCTGTAGCTATTTACCTTGCTCCTCCTAAGAACGATATGAAGACTGACTTTGACCTGGAGAGAGTCTTTGGAAATGGGCTTGAAGAGTTACAGTTGTCATTCACTAATCAGACCGAACGGTTCTGGAAGAATTTAAGAAGTCGCGGATTGACTCACCTACGGAATAAGAATCCTTCACAACCACTGGTGTTCTTACTGGCTGCACCTCCAGCAGCACACGAATGGGTGGATTGCCTGGCCATTAAACTAGCAGAAATGCTGGATCCAAGTCATAAAAGAAATCTGGTCAGAATTGATggtgaaaaagagaaaggaaatccTCCAgaacaaaccaagaaaaagatggacgatttcttgaagaaaaaaattgatgctcTCCACAGGGTGGTGCTCATCCATCACCTTGAGCTTCTCCCGCCACCCTCGCCACTTCTGTTTCACTCTTATTGTGATGATCAAAATGCACCATATAAGCACTTGGCCATTATTTTTACTGTACATATGCCAGTAGAGCCTAGCCCATCTCTGCCTCCTAAAGAAGCAGAGGGAAGTGCAGAGAAATATCTTTCAGGTGATGTGTGGGCAAATAAGGCTTCGGTTGATAAGGATGCAGTTGCTACTCTCCTGGTCCGCATTGCTGACACTGTGGTGCTCATGAATGGCGAAACTAGTGGTTCAGCAAGGGACTTTTGTTCTGAATCCATTAACTATTAG
- the LOC131773491 gene encoding ribonuclease 3-like codes for MWRPPSSSIPSAQTFASAPPANQQHIHPRFQTHLRQPAIRQSPVTNPGVVAPVRHLGSPPRLHGPFHPAIAGINPPRSIIQPSIAPRSIIQPSIAPAPNSSLPLQQPSLMISARGMTVTQLQPHRPTTLPSPVTVPSPAIPSSPFKGPSWQVRSPQPTGLNLNQPPSFIVSTPPSVNRITPSTQQVFVSSPTVPQRGTPLPIQHLPVNFAYSPPVTNPPSPMQGFLQSSTSTSFNKVAGPIHQPLTSPSVPIMRGVQAPPSSVFSSPLLQMKHPQPTFRPPVLTSHPRPYTSSVSAVPRGMLPRPRGMSPVPRGMPSTEGVLHQGLQSSPLISSAWQARNPQSVPSFNPRLSFAAGFDRHLPEPHWSNAVPNIQHFIGRENSVPSHFGKRSIHSKNENQSSEMQQPIPSKKKNSEFSPDGRPLYRRTGSYRDGQRGREPGKRRSYIPGAGGRGSPRVDRCYSPPPPDIERVITYLVSEDFYIKKQSNEGDISIVQGTEKLSELQNKFHKEIVNMTAVIGDDDEESVDSEQSNHTETDVGDVELLMDCEANDSSSKSWIRLGSGVSNSTEFLSDEESNIDEDDSEIGSKRLGSSSSESDDSDENEDDEESGSFDNDKNLHEQDPKGSFVAETRKRKIEDPCRLHPELWFNEKGETNDGPVCRCSLSDRQHGIRHGIYPGETVIPACDPLTNNADKLDHYWVTVTPHTNFMTENPSVIQFDGKDYTFEGFSLFSHQPLKDIPSCSVIRFNIEYTLHFISQPVPENFCVRDLDLFTEFFFYKVLELADWDINGNIQDSCQRFHFMPRFVHRSSNENKSAANHELLPMSHVLSHILDSAEPLVQPSDFALNADKLGEYSKLCVNSLVMNPNKKPAAIRVDDLQFHTDDKRLTKRKMYPYIVHHGIRPVQMSFAGDPRYQKLYKSYVKLRTLISNTPVPSRKDQDKLVKLKTDLEHMRVKSAMRRDILAEVSSKGMIKTGLKSDICQHALLLPILVHHVRYHMCLKTLDEKMGYIFKDRSLLQLALTHPSYHLNFGMNPDHARNSLSNCGVKQPRYGDRKIRHLHTRKKGITQLIRVMSNLGKMEEHQSMIRHNERLEFLGDAVLELISSVHLYFMFPSKPEGGLAMYRSALVQNKHLAQLAKKLGLSDYMQFSHGPDLCVEEDLNHAMANCFEALLGAMYLESGLTSTKVLFTNVAFEEQELRDVWTNLPKHPLQAQQPDGDRHLIASSPILQKLEEFEKASGIEFNHIRLLARAFTHPQVGFNNLTLGSNQRMEFLGDSVLQFVVSVYLFKYFPEHHEGHLTLLRSSLVNHRIQAAIARELGLDKLINFGNQGMKSFREKLLADILEAFVAALYVDKGLRYVETFCYVCLFPRLEESIINQDWMDAKSQLQQCCLTSRELGKTPDLPQYKVLQNKGPAHHKRYTVAVYYKGRRMGSGEGKSIQQAEMAAAKDALTSHYFPELARQKRLLDRKHQGRRRNYWNKVPRKEFEEKDDRVEVEVVPRWEEKETIEKDDNSDVTQDECQPQEE; via the exons TATTATACAACCCTCAATAGCACCTGCTCCAAACTCTTCCTTACCTTTACAGCAGCCCTCTCTGATGATTTCAGCCAGAGGAATGACTGTGACCCAACTCCAGCCACATAGACCCACGACTTTGCCCTCACCTGTTACAGTTCCATCTCCAGCCATACCGTCTTCACCTTTCAAGGGCCCTTCATGGCAAGTGAGGAGCCCCCAACCAACTGGACTAAATTTAAACCAGCCACCTTCTTTTATAGTATCTACTCCTCCTTCTGTCAACAGAATCACACCTTCAACCCAGCAGGTGTTTGTGTCTTCTCCTACAGTTCCTCAAAGAGGCACCCCACTTCCAATACAGCATTTACCTGTGAATTTTGCTTATTCTCCTCCAGTAACAAATCCTCCATCTCCAATGCAGGGATTTCTTCAGTCATCTACTTCAACTTCTTTTAACAAAGTTGCTGGCCCAATCCATCAGCCATTAACATCTCCATCAGTCCCTATAATGAGAGGGGTCCAAGCTCCTCCATCTTCAGTATTCAGTAGTCCACTTTTGCAGATGAAGCACCCACAGCCAACCTTTAGACCTCCAGTTCTGACATCACACCCTAGACCATACACATCTTCAGTGTCAGCTGTGCCCAGAGGGATGCTGCCTAGGCCCAGGGGGATGTCACCTGTGCCCAGAGGGATGCCATCTACAGAGGGAGTTCTACATCAAGGACTGCAGTCATCACCTTTGATCAGTTCAGCTTGGCAGGCTAGAAATCCTCAATCTGTTCCAAGCTTTAACCCAAGGCTTTCTTTTGCAGCAGGCTTTGACAGACACTTGCCTGAGCCACACTGGAGCAATGCAGTGCCCAATATTCAACACTTTATTGGTAGAGAAAACTCAGTTCCTTCTCATTTTGGAAAAAGAAGTATTCATAGTAAAAATGAGAACCAGTCCTCTGAAATGCAACAGCCCATTCctagcaaaaagaaaaattctgaattcaGTCCTGATGGTAGACCTCTTTATCGAAGGACAGGTTCTTACAGAGATGGACAAAGGGGAAGAGAGCCTGGAAAAAGAAG GAGCTATATTCCAGGTGCAGGTGGCAGAGGTAGTCCTCGAGTTGATCGTTGTTATTCTCCACCACCCCCAGATATTGAGAGAGTGATAACATATCTGGTATCAGAAgatttttacattaaaaagCAGAGTAATGAG gGTGATATTTCTATTGTTCAGGGAACAGAAAAGCTTAGTGAACTTCAGAACAAATTTCATAAGGAAATAGTTAATATGACAGCTGTGAttggtgatgatgatgaggagagTGTTGACAGTGAGCAAAGTAACCACACTGAAACAGATGTTGGTGATGTAGAGTTGCTGATGGACTGTGAAGCCAATGACAGCTCTTCTAAATCATGGATCAGACTAGGGTCAGGGGTTAGTAATTCTACAGAATTCCTCAGTGATGAGGAATCTAACATCGATGAAGATGATAGTGAGATTGGAAGCAAAAGGTTGGGCAGCAGCAGCTCTGAATCAGATGACAGTGATGAGAATGAGGATGACGAGGAAAGTGGGAGCTTTGATAATGACAAGAACTTGCATGAACAAGACCCCAAAGGTTCCTTTGTGGCAGAGACCAGGAAGAGAAAGATAGAAGATCCTTGTCGCCTTCATCCAGAACTTTGGTTCAATGAAAAAGGAGAG ACAAATGATGGTCCAGTCTGCCGATGTAGTTTAAGTGACAGGCAGCATGGAATACGTCATGGTATCTACCCTGGTGAAACT GTCATTCCAGCCTGCGACCCTTTAACAAACAATGCAGACAAGTTGGACCATTATTGGGTGACTGTTACACCACACACCAACTTCATG ACAGAGAATCCAAGTGTCATCCAGTTTGATGGAAAGGATTACACATTTGAGgggttttcattgttttcccatCAGCCACTTAAAGAT ATACCAAGTTGTTCTGTGATAAGATTCAACATTGAATACACTCTTCATTTCATCAGTCAACCAGTTCCAGAG aatttttgtGTCAGAGATCTAGACTTGTTTACAGAGTTTTTCTTCTACAAAGTGCTTGAACTGGCAGATTGGGACATAAATG GAAATATTCAAGATTCCTGTCAGAGATTTCACTTTATGCCAAGATTTGTTCACAGATCTTCAA ATGAGAATAAATCAGCTGCAAACCATGAACTTCTTCCAATGAGCCATGTGTTGTCCCATATTTTAGACTCTGCTGAACCTCTTGTTCAG CCAAGTGATTTTGCCCTTAATGCTGACAAATTGGGGGAATATTCAAAGTTATGTGTCAATTCTCTTGTCATGAACCCAAACAAG AAACCAGCAGCCATCAGAGTTGACGACCTACAATTTCATACAGATGATAAGCGATTGACCAAACGCAAG ATGTATCCTTACATTGTGCACCACGGTATCAGGCCAGTGCAGATGAGTTTTGCTGGAGATCCTAG gTATCAAAAGCTATACAAGTCATACGTCAAGTTAAGAACCCTGATATCAAACAC GCCAGTACCCAGTCGAAAAGACCAAGATAAGCTCGTCAAACTCAAG ACTGACTTGGAGCATATGCGCGTAAAAAG CGCTATGCGCCGTGATATATTAGCAGAAGTCAGCAGCAAAGGAATGATCAAAACTGGCCTCAAGTCTGATATCTGCCAG CATGCTCTACTCCTTCCTATACTCGTACACCATGTACGCTATCACATGTGTCTGAAAACGCTGGACGAGAAGATGGGGTACATATTCAAAGACCGATCTTTATTACAG CTTGCCCTGACTCACCCTTCCTATCACCTCAACTTTGGTATGAACCCAGACCACGCGCGTAACTCATTGTCAAACTGTGGAGTGAAGCAACCGAGATACGGCGACAGAAAAATCCGACATCTGCACACGCGTAAGAAAG GTATTACCCAGCTGATACGTGTCATGTCTAACCTCGGCAAGATGGAGGAACACCAGTCTAT GATACGACATAACGAGAGGCTTGAATTCCTTGGAGACGCTGTTCTGGAGTTGATTAGCAG TGTTCACCTATATTTTATGTTTCCGTCAAAGCCTGAAGGAGGTTTAGCCATGTACCGCTCAGCTTTAGTGCAAAACAAACATCTGGCACAACTCGCCAAG AAACTGGGTTTGTCCGACTACATGCAGTTTTCGCACGG tcctGATTTGTGCGTGGAAGAAGATCTCAATCATGCCATGGCAAACTGCTttgaagccctccttg GGGCTATGTATTTGGAGAGTGGTTTAACATCAACTAAGGTTCTGTTCACAAACGTGGCCTTTGAAGAACAG GAACTCAGAGATGTCTGGACAAACTTGCCTAAGCATCCTTTACAG GCTCAACAACCAGACGGTGATAGACACTTGATAGCGTCATCCCCGATTCTTCAG AAACTGGAGGAGTTTGAGAAAGCAAGTGGAATTGAGTTTAACCACATTCGGTTGCTGGCGCGTGCCTTTACCCATCCACAAGTCGGTTTCAATAATCTCACACT TGGCAGCAACCAGCGTATGGAATTCTTGGGTGACTCTGTTTTGCAGTTTGTCGTGTCTGTGTATCTCTTCAAGTACTTCCCTGAACACCACGAGGGACATCTAACG ttgcTGCGCAGCTCTCTCGTCAATCATCGAATACAAGCAGCGATCGCGCGTGAGCTGGGACTGGACAAGCTGATAAACTTTGGAAACCAG GGAATGAAGTCTTTTCGGGAGAAGCTTCTTGCAGATATACTGgaag cttTTGTTGCTGCCCTGTACGTGGATAAAGGTTTAAGATACGTGGAAACGTTTTGCTATGTCTGTCTCTTCCCACGGCTCGAG GAGTCTATCATTAATCAAGACTGGATGGATGCCAAATCACAGTTGCAGCAGTGTTGTCTGACTTCTCGCGAGCTAGGAAAAACACCTGATCTTCCACAATACAA AGTTCTACAGAACAAGGGTCCTGCTCATCATAAACGTTATACAG TTGCTGTTTACTACAAAGGAAGAAGAATGGGGTCTGGCGAAGGCAAGAG TATTCAACAAGCAGAAATGGCGGCAGCAAAAGATGCTTTGACATCTC ACTATTTCCCGGAGCTGGCGAGACAGAAACGTCTTCTTGACCGAAAACATCAGGGGAGACGACGAAATTACTGGAACAAAGTACCGCGGAAAGAATTTGAGGAGAAAGACGATCGGGTGGAGGTAGAAGTTGTACCTCGCtgggaagaaaaggaaactaTCGAAAAAGACGACAACTCAGACGTGACACAAGACGAATGTCAGCCACAAGAAGAGTAA
- the LOC131773474 gene encoding ubiquitin carboxyl-terminal hydrolase 20 has protein sequence MPSCLHLNSTDEVNVEAIKRKMKEGSCDNCEKSGSDLWVCLQKCCSFVGCGRFGSNHIELHNQETNHHLCLQLQDFKMWCFSCQAEVQPSDSSAGSTDGASPSRPKTHEVLDMEDALELEKGLKPRGLCGLSNLGNTCYMNAALQALSNCPPLTQYFLECGSFAKETKNSSVCKHYSLLVDELWSRKRPRYVVPSQLLRSVRQINSQFRGYGQQDAQEFLRCIMDQLHEEMRQPLLSLTTDPDSSESDDEEPNHQNKRLLGGTSLSHTENLQDDDGDVDMYSDSGDDVMNDKPLHVDTAEEQADQDMESNGASKSKRRKTNTDPVDDNDVTVSIEGETMSNGETEHPDQVDENMDSEDVALIKEEKPVDSGTKEHMKQPSHQERAKREQIAERRKKKKKVPLNYSSIVTDLFDGTIQSSVQCLTCHRVSSRAETFQDVSLPIPGKDELTVLHASQCTPLASCSSVIDRDQDKSWMSTLLEWLRSWFLGPQVTLSDCLSAFFSADELKGDNMYSCEKCKKLRNGVKLCKVMRLPEILCIHLKRFKHEMYFSSKINHFISFPLTGLDMKPFLVKDFHKQDPTQRCTTYDLVAIITHHGNVGAGHYVTFAKNYINGKWYEFNDSWVSEVSDSYVADVEAYVLFYRKSSDEATRERQTFFNLLKDAQTHESRYFVSKKWLTKFQSCMEPGPITNSDYLCRHGAVHPLNFEKIHDITVPLPESVWKHLVNRFGGGPPATKLNICRHCKKALDDLERRRQREMEMFKRLNHEYPANENVDVYFISMRWFRLWEMFVKGQEDDPPGPIDNSNIFILKGNTKVLKPNSENGQLSQETWTFLHDIYEGGPVLFYEGEKDNEEEKKDLQDEEEDIQQE, from the exons ATGCCGTCTTGTCTTCATTTGAACTCTACCGATGAAGTAAATGTGGAAGcgattaaaaggaaaatgaaagag GGGAGTTGTGATAATTGTGAAAAATCAGGATCAGATTTGTGGGTCTGCTTGCAG AAGTGTTGTTCCTTTGTAGGGTGTGGGCGATTTGGTAGCAATCACATTGAGCTTCACAATCAG GAAACCAATCACCACTTGTGCTTACAACTTCAAGATTTTAAAATGTGGTGTTTTAGCTGCCAGGCTGAAGTGCAGCCATCTGATAGCTCTGCAGGTAGTACCGATGGAGCTAGTCCTTCAAGACCAAAG ACTCATGAGGTTTTGGATATGGAAGATGCTCTAGAATTGGAGAAAGGTTTAAAGCCAAGAG GGTTATGTGGCTTGTCAAACCTTGGAAACACTTGTTACATGAATGCGGCTCTTCAAGCTCTATCAAACTG tccACCCCTAACTCAATACTTCTTGGAATGTGGCAGCTTTGcgaaagaaacaaagaactCTTCTGTCTGCAAACATTATTCACTTCTAGTTGATGAATTATGGTCTAGGAAAAG ACCAAGATATGTTGTGCCATCCCAGCTGCTTCGTAGTGTTCGGCAGATCAACTCACAGTTCAGAGGTTATGGGCAACAG GATGCTCAGGAATTCCTACGCTGCATAATGGATCAGTTGCATGAGGAGATGAGGCAGCCTTTGCTGTCACTGACAACTGACCCAGATTCCTCAGAAAGTGATGATGAAGAACCAAACCATCAGAACAAAAGATTGCTAGGGGGAACAAGCCTGTCTCACACTGAAAACCTGCAAGATG ATGATGGTGATGTAGACATGTATTCAGACAGTGGTGATGATGTCATGAATGACAAACCACTTCATGTTGACACAGCAGAAGAGCAGGCTGACCAGGATATGGAGTCTAATGGGGCCTCCAAATCCAAGCGCAGGAAGACTAACACAGATCCTGTGGATGATAATGATGTGACCGTGTCTATTGAGGGTGAGACAATGAGTAATGGTGAAACAGAGCATCCTGATCAAGTTGATGAAAACATGGACAGTGAGGATGTTGCATTAATCAAAGAAGAAAAGCCTGTAGATTCAGGCACAAAGGAGCATATGAAGCAGCCATCTCATCAGGAAAGAGCCAAAAGGGAGCAAATAGCTGAAAGAA ggaagaaaaagaagaaagtaccTTTGAACTACAGCAGTATAGTGACTGACCTATTTGATGGCACAATACAGAGTTCAGTGCAGTGCCTTACCTGTCACAGG GTTTCATCAAGGGCGGAAACATTTCAAGATGTTTCACTACCAATTCCAG GCAAAGATGAGCTGACAGTTCTTCATGCTTCACAATGCACACCTTTAGCATCATGCTCATCTGTTATAGACAGAGATCAGGATAAAAGCTGGATGTCAACATTACTTGAATGGCTGAGAAG CTGGTTTTTAGGTCCACAAGTCACACTTTCAGACTGCTTGTCAGCATTTTTTTCAGCAGACGAATTAAAAG gagaTAACATGTACAGCTGTGAAAAGTGCAAAAA GCTGAGAAATGGTGTCAAACTTTGTAAAGTAATGCGCCTTCCTGAA ATTTTGTGCATTCATCTGAAGCGTTTTAAACATGAGATGTACTTCTCTTCAAAAATAAATCACTTTATTTCATTCCCATTGACTGGATTGGACATGAAACCATTTTTGGTTAAAG ATTTTCATAAACAGGATCCAACCCAGAGGTGTACCACTTATGATCTTGTTGCCATTATCACACATCATGGCAATGTTGGAG cTGGACATTATGTTACCTTTGCCAAAAACTATATCAATGGTAAATGGTACGAGTTCAATGACTCCTGGGTCAGTGAAG tttctgATTCATATGTTGCTGATGTGGAAGCCTATGTGCTGTTTTACAG GAAATCAAGTGACGAAGCCACCAGAGAACGACAGACTTTCTTCAATTTACTGAAAGATGCTCAG ACCCATGAATCCAGgtattttgtttcaaagaaatgGTTGACAAAGTTTCAGTCTTGTATGGAGCCAG GTCCAATCACAAACTCTGATTATTTGTGTCGCCATGGAG CTGTTCATCCACTGAACTTTGAGAAAATTCATGACATTACAGTTCCACTTCCAGAATCTGTGTGGAAGCATCTTGTTAACCG GTTTGGTGGAGGTCCCCCAGCTACAAAGCTAAACATCTGCAGACACTGCAAG AAAGCCTTAGATGACCTTgaaagaagaagacaaagagaaatGGAAATGTTCAAGAGG tTGAATCATGAGTATCCAGCCAATGAAAATGTGGATGTGTATTTCATCAGTATGCGTTGGTTCAGACTATGGGAAATGTTTGTAAAAGGACAGGAAGATG ATCCTCCAGGCCCTATAGACAACAgcaatatatttattttaaaggGAAACACAAAAGTACTCAAACCAA ACTCTGAAAATGGGCAGCTGTCACAAGAGACATGGACATTTCTGCATGATATTTATGAAGGAGGTCCTGTGTTATTTTATGAGGGAGAAAAGGacaatgaagaagaaaaaaaagacctcCAGGATGAGGAGGAAGACATTCAACAGGAGTGA
- the LOC136280289 gene encoding torsin-1A-like has product MTGLQSALRRRVLGQHLIAETVLKALVGHLNNESPDKALALSFNGWTGSGKTFVRKIIAEHIFKKGLESDYIHQIIATHEFPHQNKVDDYKEKLRELVIDSVKKCPRSISFSS; this is encoded by the coding sequence ATGACGGGTTTACAGTCAGCCCTTCGAAGGCGTGTTCTTGGTCAACACTTGATCGCTGAGACCGTTTTAAAGGCTCTTGTCGGACATTTGAACAATGAGTCGCCTGATAAAGCGTTAGCCCTTTCCTTCAACGGCTGGACAGGATCAGGAAAGACCTTTGTGAGGAAAATCATAGCCGAACATATCTTCAAGAAGGGATTGGAGAGTGATTATATTCATCAGATCATAGCTACTCATGAATTCCCTCATCAGAACAAAGTAGATGATTACAAGGAAAAGCTGCGCGAACTAGTGATAGATTCTGTAAAAAAGTGCCCCAGgtctatttcattttcttcatag